CCAGTCCACGACCATCTGCATCTTGTCCGCAGCCTTTTCCATCATCTGCGACTGGATCATGGCGAAGAGCCCCCGATGGGGATTCCTGAAGAATACCGCCTTGGCCCGATTGGTCTTGTAAAGTCCCCAGCCGACCATTCCGTAATGCCCCGGCGCCGAGAAATCCTTCTTCCGGTAGATGTCGTTTGTGACAGGAAATTCGTTTCTGAAATCGACTGGTTCAGCCGGCTGTTCCGGATAGGGAACGACGGGCGGGGCCAGTTCGTCAATCCAGGGGATCTTGATCCCGTGGAGAAGCAGGACGCCCCCTTCGTGGTCGATGGAGCCTGCCAGGGTGTTGAGAATGTTGATGGCATGGCGGAGCCGCCAGCTGTTGGCATAGTTCGGTCCCGCGGCGTCGCGCTTGTAGGTCGGGACCATGGCATAGGGGGCCGCCGCGGCGAATTCGATGGCGATCCTGCTGATCGCCTTGGCGGGTACATCGCTGATCCTGGCGGCCCATTCGGGCGTGCAGGTTCTGGTCGCCTCCGAAAGAAGCTGCAGGACCGGCTTGGCGGTGATTGTTTTGCCTCCGACGGATACCTTGAACGGACCGCCCGCGAGGACCGGAGCATCGCACTCGTCGATCGGCTCGGCCTTTTTGTGCTTGCTGCACCAGGCCAGGAATTGTCCGTCTTCCGCCTTCAGGGCGGAGCGTCCGTCTACATCGACCAGGGCGACAGCATCGGAATACTTCTTGAGGAATGGGGCATTGTATTTTTTTCCCGCGAGGATGGTCCGGATGATGGCCAGCGCCACGGCCAGGTCGGTCCCAGGCTTGATGGCATGGGTCTCACTGGCATATCCGTCTGCCATGGGCGTCCGGACGGGGTTGAACATCACGATCTTGCAGCCGTTCTTCTTTCCCGCAGCCCAGTGGTTGAGCATGCCTGCCTTGCCGCACTTGGAGAAGGAGTCGAACCCGAACCAGATCTGGTATTTGGATTTGTCGTAGTCGTACCCGCAGACGTGATGGCTTGGCGTATAGCAGCTGGAATAGAACTTGTTCGGCGGGTTGGTCAGGGTCAGGCAGTTGATGTAGTAATGGGTGCCGAAGCACTCCGTCCGCTGGTCGCTCCGGGTGGCCCCGATGGACTGGCAGAGCCGGTTCGTGTAGGGGTCACCAGGGGATGCGAAGAGAATTTCCTCCGGCTTCAGCTTCTTGAGGCCGGCGATGACTTCGTTCACCGCGTCGGCCGTTTTCATGGTGATCCAGCCCGGATCCACGTCCGTTCCCTTGACGGGATTGGTGCGCTTCAGGGAGACCATCAACCGGTCCGGATCGTACATTGAATCGACGAACCCCATGCCCTTGATGCAGAATTTCCCGTTGGAAACGGGATCCTCAGGCCGTCCTTCCAGCGTGATGGCCCGCTCCAGACCCGTAGCCGGGTCCACACCCATGACGACGTAGTAGGCGCAGTCCGCCTCGCATGCCCGTGCACAGACCTGGGGAACCTTCTTGGTGACCCGGTAGGGAAGCTGCTCCTGCGGATGTTCCCCGAACGCCCATGCCGACTGCAGGTTCCGGAAGGGGAAAGCCGTCATTGCGGTGGCGATCCCGATTGCACCGGTCATCTGCAAAAAACGTCGCCTTGGCATCTCAAAATTGTCTTTCATACGTAACCTCCTCTGCGGTCTCGCGAACCAATGAGATGGAACGCTCCATTTCTCCGGTCGCTTCGCATTAAGTAGATGCCCAATTTCTCTGCCGTCCATTCGGGACGACACCCATCATCCGATTCCATACTTGCGAACCGAATGACTGTTGATTATTCCTCCCCGCATAGATTGTCAAGACTTAATTGCTAATAATTACAGATAGTTATGGCATTACTGGCATATGCCTCTAGAGGCATATGGACGAGACATGCTCAAGCACTCTTCAGGAAGGGTTTGTCTTGCGGATGCTGCATATTTGCATGGCTGGCAATACCGATTGAAAGGCCATATTCCTCAAGATATTGATTAATATTATTTTCCATCTTAGCGTATTCATTTATGATATTACGAGCGTCACTTGTCAGCAGCATACCCTTTCTTCCACTGGTGACAACGAGTTTCATCCCGGTGCGCTTTTCGGCAATCTTGATTTTTCCCCAGGCCGCCCGATAGGACATTTTCAGTTTCCTGGCAGCGCCGAATAGACTTCGACATTCATCGATGCCTTTCAACAATTCCTCCAGACCTTTCCCGAACAGGGTCGTACCTTCCTCTTCCACCCAGATCTTGAATCGGATCGTCATTTCGTTTCCTTCTTTCGGGGCATATTCCAAAGGAAGCTTTTTTGATTGCCCGATTATGGATGACATCCCGAATGGTGGAAAGCCATCCGGTGCCGTCTGAAAAGCGATTAGGGCGGAATTCTATTTCATCCTTCAGACAATTTCCTACATGGAATCTTGGAAACGAACATTCATGCCAGGCAACAGGATTGGTTTGACCTGTTGTGTTCTCTGTCCTATGATGCGACAACATCGCCGAAGGGAGAATAACGATGACGATCCGAAAACTCGGCTTTGGAGGTCTTCTAATTTCCCTTGCTGCATCGCTTGTACTGGCCCTTCCGGGCTCCTCGCTGTCCTATGAACGGGAGATCGCGAACCTGTCCTCAATCCTGGCCTCCAGCATCAGCAAATCAAACATGAAAACCATCGCCGTTGTCGATTTCACGGATCTCCGGGGCCAGGTAAACGAACTCGGACGCTTCATAGCCGAAGAATTATCCGGCAACCTGACATCCCAGTCTTCCGGATTCGACATTCTCGACCGCAATCACATCAAGCGGCTCCTGGAAGAGCAGAAGCTCTCGCTTTCCGGACTCATGGATCCGCAGGCCATCCGGAAAATCGGGAAACTCGCGGGAGCCGATGTCATCATCACCGGAACCATCACGCCCTTCGGGGACAGTATCCGCGTTTCCTGCAAGGCCATTGATACCGGGACCGCCAAGGTCATCGGATCCGCCCGCGGCGACATCGCCAAGACGGCAACCATTGCCGACCTTTTGAAGCTCGGAGTCTCGCCCTCTCCGTCTTCGAGAGAGACGGCCGGACAGTCCCCGGCATCCAGGGTCTTCGAAAAACCGATGTATAAGGGATATCGCGTCGACATCTGCCTGAACTGGGCCCAGTCCTGCCGGAAACCCGCCGCCGACCGGTTCTGCCAGATCAATGGTTTCCGGGAGGCCCGTTCATGGAAGATCGCCTATGATATCGGCTACCTGACGCCGACGTACGTGATCGGAGATGACAAGACCTGCGGCATGAGGGGCTGTGACGGATTTGAAGTCATCGAATGCTGGTGACCCCGGCGCACACCGTCGCGCATGGAAACACTCCCCTCGTGAACCGGGGACTCCTTCCTGCACCCTTTCGGCCTATTCCCGCAGGCGGATCTGCCTCTCCAGCAATTCGATGACTTTGTCCATCCGGCTGATGATGTCGTTGATCCGGAATACCCATCTCGAAATGCCAACGACGATGGCAATGGCAATCACCATGAAAAGAAGGCCCATGATCAAAGCCGCCGTCTCCATGTCCCCTCCTTATTCTTTCGCAGAAATAACGATCAACCCATCGATCAAAGTCTGGAAATGAGCGGTGATCCACCCGTTCTCCCGTCGGAAGCTATCACTCCCCATGGAATGCCGCAACTCAATTGCAGTGGTGAATGCATCCGGGGTATCGATCCGCCTGCCGGTCCATGCCTCGCCGGATGTGAAAGCAAAGCCGGATGATGAAAGAACCGTTTCCCATCGGAATGCCCGGCAGGTCGTGCAGGATCCCCGTTGGCACCGGGAAGAAGATCCGAGGGTTCATCCATCCCCGGGGGGCTCCGTACGGGCGTGAATCCAATTCTTGAAAGGCTATCATTTCCCCAATCCGTCAGCCGCTGATCGTTTCGTTCAAGACGGTTGAACGAAGCATCTCCCGAATCCATCCCGGAA
This DNA window, taken from Syntrophales bacterium, encodes the following:
- a CDS encoding molybdopterin-dependent oxidoreductase yields the protein MKDNFEMPRRRFLQMTGAIGIATAMTAFPFRNLQSAWAFGEHPQEQLPYRVTKKVPQVCARACEADCAYYVVMGVDPATGLERAITLEGRPEDPVSNGKFCIKGMGFVDSMYDPDRLMVSLKRTNPVKGTDVDPGWITMKTADAVNEVIAGLKKLKPEEILFASPGDPYTNRLCQSIGATRSDQRTECFGTHYYINCLTLTNPPNKFYSSCYTPSHHVCGYDYDKSKYQIWFGFDSFSKCGKAGMLNHWAAGKKNGCKIVMFNPVRTPMADGYASETHAIKPGTDLAVALAIIRTILAGKKYNAPFLKKYSDAVALVDVDGRSALKAEDGQFLAWCSKHKKAEPIDECDAPVLAGGPFKVSVGGKTITAKPVLQLLSEATRTCTPEWAARISDVPAKAISRIAIEFAAAAPYAMVPTYKRDAAGPNYANSWRLRHAINILNTLAGSIDHEGGVLLLHGIKIPWIDELAPPVVPYPEQPAEPVDFRNEFPVTNDIYRKKDFSAPGHYGMVGWGLYKTNRAKAVFFRNPHRGLFAMIQSQMMEKAADKMQMVVDWNLYLDDLGYFCDYVIPAPHQFEEGKLDLRLYYPKYPCLAGGVPVQKTPGDQIGWGGFAAKIGLAMAPKYWTTDGSSDPKKLIPMNMGDIAVKKAGAAENGADFNKKGSFWIDRKPYKNYKQIEEIGYGRPKGRVRMYIDEFSRVGHEPLPVWATRWHESTGDYKFSLLITRAPWYMHADPNFINNAVLKEVTVRNFMDCVWMNPEAGRKLGLKEGDMVILENDPNYMKDLPRPQKAKLHLTNRVTRQDCILTFHGIGHRAKNLRHAKDFGYRDGDLIPQKDPNIVKKHDPTGMGWVEDVYVSVRKA
- a CDS encoding LysR family transcriptional regulator encodes the protein MTIRFKIWVEEEGTTLFGKGLEELLKGIDECRSLFGAARKLKMSYRAAWGKIKIAEKRTGMKLVVTSGRKGMLLTSDARNIINEYAKMENNINQYLEEYGLSIGIASHANMQHPQDKPFLKSA
- a CDS encoding FlgO family outer membrane protein, translated to MTIRKLGFGGLLISLAASLVLALPGSSLSYEREIANLSSILASSISKSNMKTIAVVDFTDLRGQVNELGRFIAEELSGNLTSQSSGFDILDRNHIKRLLEEQKLSLSGLMDPQAIRKIGKLAGADVIITGTITPFGDSIRVSCKAIDTGTAKVIGSARGDIAKTATIADLLKLGVSPSPSSRETAGQSPASRVFEKPMYKGYRVDICLNWAQSCRKPAADRFCQINGFREARSWKIAYDIGYLTPTYVIGDDKTCGMRGCDGFEVIECW